The DNA sequence TTCTCGAGTTCCGAGGAGGCAGAAAACAGAGTGGGCAGGGGCCGGAAGGGCTCTGCGGGAGGAGGCCCGGAGCTGGGGCGGAGGAAGAGGGGGATTGAAGCTGGCAGAGGAGGAAAGTCGGGCGGCGCAGCAGGAGGGAAAGTGGGGGATGGGACCACTGAGGTTTGTTTGGAGCAGGGGTCCAGCGAGAGTGGGAGGTGAGGCCAGGCCTCCAATGCCAAGCCAAGGGACAGAGTTGACCTTGAGGGCCTGCAGCGGCAGATTCTCTGCCCCTAGACGGGGAGAGTGGCCAGGGCCAGGACTGTGACACGCGGCCCCTCCACAGACACCTGCTACGTGCTGTCTTTCTCCATCATCATGCTCAACACCAGCCTCCACAACCCCAACGTGCGGGACAGGCCGCCTTTCGAGCGCTTCGTGTCCATGAACCGTGGCATCAACAACGGCAGCGACCTGCCGGAGGAGCAGCTTCGGGTAAGAGGGGCCCAGCCCGCGCAGCCCAGTCCCGGGGCATCCAGGCGGGGCTGTCCCCAGATGCATGGCCAAGAGGGGCTCCTCTAAGATAGGCCACTCCAAGAGAGGACTCGGCCGCGATGGGCCAGCCAGGTTGGCAGCTGTCTTGAGAGGGACCGTCACAGAGAGGTTGGTCCTGACACAGGCCTTCCCAAGAGCGGCCCCTACCTTGCACAGGGTGTCTGGAGACAGCCCACCCCGGAGGCCCTCCCAGATTTAGGCCTGTGGGAGACGCTGGGCACCATCGTCCACACCTTCCAAAACGGGTACCTCATGCAGCCCAGGTCTATTTCTTGGAATCCCAGATCCTTAGACTCTCAGCATGTCACGGCTGAAAATCCTGAGCCTGCTCAAACGCCTCACTCCTTTAGAGAGGAGGACACCGAGGTCTTCCACAGGCCCTGCGTTAGCGCGGGAGCCAAACAGGACCCCAGCCTCCTGTCTCCTTGCCCAGTAGCCCCCACCCactgtgccagaccctgtgccCGGCACAGGTGACCCAGGGATAGATCGACCACAAGTGCTGCTCTGACCAAGTTCAGGGTCTGGTGGGAAGACGGTATGTCAATGCATGTGCATTACACCTCGGCATGATTCACGCCATGCTGGCTATGGGAGCGTAGCTGTGGGGACGCACAAGACACTATTGTTCTCCCAGTGGCAGGGGAAGGGTGCCATCCTGGAAGACTCCACAGAGGAGGTGATTTCTGAGCTGGGCCTTAAAGGTTGCACAGGAGCATCCCCAAAGGAGAACAGGCAAAGGATAttccagaaagaagaaacagtcagaacccaggcctggcctggctgggaggggagaggagggtcaCCCAGTGTGGCTGGTGAGGTAAGGGTATGTGCAGACAGCGAtgggtggcagggcagggccagggtgtCTAAGGACAGTTTACCTGTTTTCTGCTGACAGAACAGAGCCTGGAGCAATCTGTGGTCACAGGAGGGAGGGATTCAGAGCCTTGCTTAGCAAAAATGAACGCACAGTTCATTTCAAGGACTGGAGACGTTGAGATCTCAAGAGAGCTTCAGTGCCCTCTGTAGTCGGAGCCCagcggggaggcggggaggggcaTGAACGCCACCCTCCCAGCTCAGCGCCGTGTGTATACCTTCTGCCTCAAGGCTGGGCTGGAGCCTGGGTCTGGAATGACTCTGGTACCCGTAAGTCTGAGAACTGTCTCAGCCCTAGCCCACGGCCACTCCGGCCCCAAGAGAGGAAGTTTGCTATGAAGGAGCCACTACGTAAGGATGAGGGCTTGAGAGCTGGCTGGGGCTCAGGTCAAGTCCCAGCCCCGCCGTTTGTCTGCCCGGTGACCTTGGGCAATGACTCACTGGGGTCTGAGCCACTGCTCCCTCCACCAGGAGGATGGGGACAATAATGCCTGTGTCAGAGAACGGCAGTGggtagtaatttttaaaatgcaaagggCAGAGCCTGTGCCAGGTACATCGTACAGGCTCTAAATGTGGCTAATGTCACTATTAAGAacaattaataatgaaaaaagccCAGCACTTAGTAAAATGCCTGAAACATAAAAGACCTTTGAGAATCGCTAACTCACCCCATTCGGGGTCCTCTTGGAGCCATGCTGGGCACACCTCGTCTGGCAGGCTATGGGTTAATTCCTCCCTGGCATAGTCCTGCCCCAGTGGGCCTTCTTCAGAACCGCCTTGGGTATTTTCCCAATTCAAGCCTTTTGTTAATAACAGTGCGCTACATCTGTACAGAACTTGTGGCTTCTATTGTCCCAATTTAGCTTCAAACCCTGCCTGGGAGGTCTAGGAAGGGCCTATTATCCTCCTCGGCAGCCTGGAGAGCCAGGCTGGAGGGGAAAGAACAGCATGCCGGTCAGAGCCACATCCAGCCCTGGCCACCCGCTTTCCGCTTGTGTGACATTAGGGAAGTGGCTTGACCCCTCTGGCTCCCAGCTCACAGGGCTGGTGTGGAAATGGAAGGTGTTTGGCAAAGTGCCCGGTGCAGGTGGCACGGCGGATTAATCCTGAAGCTTCCCAGGGCATAGTCGGAACCACACAGGCCTGCTTCGTGCCGTCCACAACTTTCACAGGTGGCTGCGTGGATTTGGGGGTCTTCTcgccttctctgggcctcattgtCCCCATATGTAGAGCAAGGACTCAGCTTGAAGCACCTTCAGATATTCCGCATTCACTTCTTGGCGGGATTCTCCATGAAGTGACTCCAGCTTGGGCCAGCACGTGAGGACACATAATGCTTTTAAGTGGCCTAAATTACAAAATTGAATTTACACAGCTATGTTACATAAAGAGAGGTCATCCCAAGGGCACAAGGACCACGGCGGTGTGGGAGCTGGGAAAGGCTGTGGAGGGGCGCTTGGTGGCAGTGGCGGGACAGGCAGGTTGAGCGGGTCTTGCCCTGGCCGTCCAGATGGGGCCAGGACACAGTGCCCCAGAGGCTCGGGCAAAGGTGCAGGGTCTGGAGTCACAGGATGGGAAacccaagcccagctctgcctttaTAGCTGCACAACCTCGggtgtgagcctcagtttcctcatctgagaagtGGGCTGATCATGCTGACCTCACAGTGTTTTCCGGAGAAGTAGTCAAGCACCTGGCATTTGGCAGGCACCTGAGAAAAGCTAGAAGAGGAATCGCCCACCCTGGGAGAGCTGCtgggagagggagctgggggggaagaggggaaggaggcaAGGGGGCTAAGAACTCCACCCTCTGGAgttacaggtggagaaactgaggcctgggcagGAGAACATTCTCCCATTTCTGGGCATCTTCTGCTGTAGGCAGCCCTGGACCTCATGGGTCCTTGTCCAAGCCTCTCGGTCAGAATGGCCCGTGTGCTGGGCACAGTCCTAAGTACTTTATGTTCTCGTTAAGGAGAGCTCCAAGAGAAGTAGCTGGCCAGGGTCTCACAGTTTGTGAGGGGTCCTGAGCCCTTCCCTCTGCAGAGACCAGACACAAGATTTGGGGATGGAGGGTTTGCTGCGTTTCCCAGCTGCCGGTTACTCCCTGCCTAGGGGAGCTCAACTCATGCCACTGAAAAGATCAGAGATCCATTTGCCTGCAGCCAGGTTGGCTTCAGGCTCGGCTAGATCCAGGTGCTCAGGGACATCAGGGCTCAATCCAGTCATTCTCTCTCTAAGCGACGCCCTCCTCCGTGTTGGTTTCCCTCTTCAACAAGCTCTGCCCAGGCGTGGCAGAGGTGGCCCAGGCTTCCAGTCTGCTTAGCAGTCCTTCTTGGCAGTTTCAACTAAAGTCCCGGGGTTAGGGCTCATTGGCTGGCTTGAGCTACGTGTCCCTCCCTGAACCACGGTGAGCAGGAAGAAATGCTCTGATCAGCCAGACATGAGTCATTCGCCCCCTCGTGGGGCCTGGAGGTGGCGGATGGTGAGTGgcaaccccctcccaccccccagcaaTCTAGACAGAAAGTAGAGGGGCGGTGACCCCCCCAGAGGAAAACTGAGGaggtgggggacagagagagacaacgCCAGCAGAGCCACTGGAAGGGGCCCTTGTAATTCTGCACGTCCTCCCAGCCAGGAACAGCTGAGCACTTTCGTACAGGGCAGGCTGGTGTTTACAAGGTACAGGAAACGTGGGCGAGCTGAGCCGTTTTCTTGTGGGGCGGAATGTGCAGGCTGATATGGTGACCACAGGAGCTGCCGGGTCCTCCTGTGGGTTTTGTGGGGGCTGAGGCCCCCCGCCTAACAGCTCCCCCCACACACCTCCTTCCAAACATTCGTCTGTGCTGATAGCTTTGCTGCTGGGtcttcctgccccaggcccttgTTCAACCAGCCAGAGCCACCTGGGAGTTCCCAGGGCgaggctgggcctggccaggAGCAGGGTGTGGGGACTCCCAAAAGAGAACTGGTCCCCCTCGTCCCCACCTCCACACCACCACCGCCAGGCTGAGCTCAGGGAAACCCGCTTCCGGCCTGTCCCTCACTCCAGACCCTGAGGCTCTCTCGGGCTAGAAAGGAATTTAAAGAAGCAGCAAGCACCatttctaacactctgggagcaTCAAACAATACTTGtgacaatttcatttaaaatctcaAAGAAACCATCAGAACAGCAGCACATGCAAATGCAACAAAAGAAATGATTTCATTATCTTAAACAACATTGCGTCTGGTTTTCCTAAGCAGACAGTTGAGAATGTTTTCCCAAACACTTGGAAATCTGGGCAGGTTGATCATGGAACACAATGCCTCCTGGCAGGAGAGTCAAAGCACACAGGCGTGATCCGGCACCAGCATCCACACCTTGCCCACAGGGGGGTCCCATCCCTGGCTTGCATATCTCCAGTGACAAAGAGCTCATTACCCTACAAGGTTGCTCCTTCCACGTTTCGCCAGCTCGTACTGCCAGAAAGGCTTCCATGGAGAGCTAAAGTCTGCTTTCTGGGAACTCCCCACGCCCCGCCCCTGCCCATCCAGaggactcatccttatgctatctggcgaaaggtcctctgccttttaaaataatggagataggatggtggaattatacctaaaagactggccttttgccaaactcccataccaattattagcaacaggaagtgacctaggcctcagcataggtttgtccgtggcagccatctagggtttaaggaagcacagatgaaccttatcaaaattatggtaaaagtgctggaaaagctggcaaataatttccatagtagagGTTATTTCAGAGGAGAGGGGCCTTCGAGAGCCACTCAGCATCCCACCTTGGGCCTCTCCTTCAAACGGGCTTCTCAACATGGAGCAGCCAAAAAACCCAGGTGTATCTGGAAGTCTCTGCTCCCGCAGCTGAGCAGAAGCGAGGGCCCCTCCTCCCATGGCCTCTGCCCAAGGAGGTGCTCACTCTGGCCGCTGTGCGTGCctgtgcacgtgtgcgtgtgtgcatgcgtgtgaaCACACGCGTCTGAGGCGCCTGCCCTGCTCACTCTGCTCTACGGTAGGTAGCGCAGGGGGAGGCACGACGTGGGgggtggccaggccaggcccaAGCAGAAGGCGAAGCACAATGGGCCTGGGGACCTAGGGAGGGTTCTGAAAGAAGGCCCCAGGGGCCACGAGGAGCTAACCGGTAACCAGTGACAAAAGAGTTTTCCCAGAGGGGGAGCGACCTTCTTGAGGCCACacgggccaggcccaggccctggaCTCAGGTGACTCACAGCCAGGTCCTCCCCCTTCTCTCGGGACAGAACCTCTTCGACAGCATCAAGAGTGAGCCCTTCTCCATCCCTGAGGACGACGGCAACGACCTCACTCACACCTTCTTCAACCCGGACCGGGAGGGCTGGCTGCTCAAGCTGGGTGAGAGGCCGCCAGGCACACGCCCcgacacacgcacgcacacgcgcgcacacacacacacacacacacacacacgcgcgcgcactcACGCATCCatccagggaagggagagggcagggagggagggggctgagcCATGTGGGGGCGCTGGAGAGGCAGACAGAGCCACAGACAAGCCCCCCAACTGCAGTTCTGTTTCTCtccccaggggtggggacaggagtcCTACAGGGAAGTACCATTTGTTAGAACCTACTAAGTGCAGGCAGGGTGCTGGTCCCTAGGACAGCCGGGCTCTGGGCGGCCTTTCCAAGGAAGCCAAGGCTCTGTGAAGCCAGGCcatctgcccaaggccacacggcCAGCAAATGACAGCTTTAGGGGCACAGAGGGTGGGGTGTccctgagggaggggaggaagggcagcAGGATGTGGCTCAGGGGAGCCTCGCCTCAAGctagcagggggcagggagggcctcCACCCCGCAGAGAGCAGCGGGGGCAGGAGCACAGCGGAGTCCAGCAGGGGAACCCCGGCGTCCAGCCAtctgcccctgcctcctccacACACACTCCCGGAAGCCTCTCCAGCAGGGACAGCCCAGCCAGGGACAGACAGTGCCTCCAAGGCAGGCAAGCAAAGATGCCCCATGTCGAAGCAGGGGCCTCAGCCTGGGCAAGCTCCCTCCGTGCAGAGCtccagcacctactgtgtgccaaggtCGTGCCAGTCCTGCCCCTGCACCCAAACGCCCCCAACCGCGGCATCTCTCCTCACCCACTCCACGGCCTATCTCCGCAGACCACTCGGCCTCCTGTCCTGCCCACCCGCCTGCTCTGAGTCACACACGCTGACTTGGGCAGGAGACGGGCCTCATTCGTGCGGCCctggttcaaaccccagctcctcCGCCCGGATGCTGATGGTCAGGTGCCTCGGCCTCCATTTCTGCAGCTGTAACATGGGGACAGTGATCCCTTCGAGGGTTAAATATATAGCAAGTGGGGCTCTGGAACAAGGACACTAGtgtccaaatcccagctctgctgccagACATTGGGCAGATGACTTAACCTCCCCAggctcagtctcctcatctgtaagatggggctGACCACGGTCCCCTCCTCGCAGGTAGTTATGAAGATGAGTCAGTAAATACTATTGCAAACCTCtaggacagagcctggcacatccAAGATGAAATGCTTAGCActgggccaggcagggagcaggcGAAGGGACGGACCTGGGGTGATGGCAGCTGGAAAGAGCAGGGGGCAGCCAGCCGCTGTGCCCAGGACCTGACCAGGGAGGAGCCCCGAATGCCAGCTCCGGGGAGGCCTGGGGGCGACGAGAGCTGCTAAGGCTTTTGtgtgaggaagggatgggtgtgggGGAAATTGCAGTGGGTAGGGGGCTCAGGTGGGGGCCCAGGGGAAGCATCCTGGCCCTGCTGTTCCCTGGAGGGATGTCAGCGGCCCGGGAGGAGGACTAACCTGCTACCTATTGGCCTTCGCAGGGGGCCGCGTGAAGACGTGGAAACGGCGCTGGTTCATCCTGACCGACAACTGCCTCTACTACTTCGAGTTCACCACCGTGAGCAGGggtccctgcccccctgccctgcccccctcccAAGTCCCACTAAGCAGCCGACTAACGGAGCTTGGAACACTTTGAGATCATTCAGTCCAcctcatgcccattttacagaagaggaaaattgAGGTGCAAGAGGAGGAAAGGCTGGGCCAAGGGCCAAGGCAGAGCCCAGGCTTAAAGCCAGATCTTCTAATCCCCAGCCAGAGCTCGGCTCATGCTGcccggccccacccccacagctgGACAAGTCTTGGAAGATGGGCACACTCCTCTTTGGGTTTGGGGAGCCCCACAAGTTcgctccctgccctgggccccaagGCTCCATTGCTGACCCtgaccttccttccctctccccgtAGGACAAGGAGCCACGGGGAATCATACCCCTGGAGAACCTCTCGGTGCAGAAGGTGGACGACCCCAAGAAGCCAGTATGTCTTGGGTGGGGGCCAGGCCAGAGGTGCTGGGGAGCTTCCTAcacagggcaggggacagggcggCTGGGCCGGGCTCTGCCGGCAGCTGGACTGTGCCCGCCACGCCTTCTGCATGGCTCGGGctgcccttcctccccctgcTGGGGCCGTGGATCGTGGGGAGGGGTCCATGTCAACCGAAGGGCATGGTCGTCCTCAGTTGTCTCTCGAGCTTGACTCTGACACTGGCTGGATGACTTCAAGTAAGTCACCtctcctttctgagcctcagtgtccccgcCTGTCACACGGGGATTTTGGGGAGGATGGTGGATTTAGGTCGAGCCCGGCACATTGTCAGTGCTCAATGCAGGTGGCAGCTCCTGCCCCTCCGCCTGTCACAGAGAGCAGGGGGGGGGGGCGTCCTGCAGCGAGGACACCGGCTGCTTGTCTGGCCCAGTGTCTGGTCCTCCCTGAGCCTCCCGGAAAGCCAGGCGCGTGCCCCCTGTCCCCCCTGCTCCGCCCTCACCCGCCACTCCCCGCAGTTCTGCCTGGAGCTCTACAGCCCCGGCTGCCGGGGCCAGAAGATAAAGGCCTGCAAGACCGACGGCGACGGCAAAGTGGTGGAGGGCAAGCACGAGTCCTACCGGATCTCGGCCTCCAGCGCCGAGGAGCGCGACCAGTGGATCGCGGCCATCCGGTAAGGGCTGCCCAGGCCATGGGGATGGCCTCCTGTCACCTGCCAGAACCCCCTGCTTCTCTTGGGTCTTGTCCCCCTATCTGTAAAGGGCGCTGACTCAGGACTCTCCCTCGGGTTTCTGGGCTGCAAACCCCTGCCACCCACATTCCATGGGCACTTCCTGTGGGGACACAGTGGAGGGAGAGCCTAGCGAGGTGTTGCATGGACGGCTCTTGCGTGGCACCTGGAGTGCAGAAAGTGCTCGTGAACGATGCCCTTGTTGGCATCACTCCCCAAAGTGGCCTTGGGAAGGGCCTGGTGGAGGTGGAGGCCAGGGCTTTCCAGGCGGAAGGGCCAGTGTGGACAAGGACAAGAGGGCCAGTCGGCAGGTGGCCCACCTGGACAGCATCCCAGAGTCCAGGTGAGGTCGGGCAGTGTGGGGGCTGAGGCTGCAGAGGATGGCAAGGCCGTGGTTGCCATGGCAACAAGCTTTGATTTCTCCTGGGGGCCCTGGGGAGCCACAGACTGGTAAATAGGGGAGGGGTGGCCAGGTGAGGAAGGCCACAGTGTAGGGGCTGCTTCCAAAGTGCCACCATCTCGGTGGATGATGGAGGGACATTGTTGTCATCacagtccaggtgagagatgctgATGGGGAGAAAAGCAGGGAAAGGGCACCTGGGAAGGAGCAAGATGACAAACCTGCTCAGGCTTGACTCTGCGCCAGCCAGAGACATTGGTGAGGGAAAGACCCCTCGGCCAGAGGAAGACAGGCGCGGCCGCTGGGCCGGGGGCTGTGTCCCAGACACTTGCAGGGTCTTTTCACCCAGGCCTTGCAGCAGCCCCGTGAGCCAGACCCattctcatctccattttacagatgaggaaactgaggctcagagaggggagggacttgcccagggccacacagccagggGGAACAGAGTGGGGCCTGGCAGGGAAGCCTGCTGGCCCCACCCCAtgctctttcccctcctccaGAGGGTCTCCGATGGGAGCCAGGAGAGGGGTCCAGGGACGCTTTGGGGTAGAATTGCCAAGACTCTCAGCTCCTGGCCCAAGGCCTCACCCTTCCCAGTGCCCACGGGACGCTGAGCTAGGCCGGTGAGGCTGCACTCAGCAGGGCTCAGCCCTTGCTGGGGTCACCTGGCCTTTCCGCTGTGGCAGAGCAGGAGGACACGTCCCTGGGAGCCTCATGCCCCTGATTCCAGCCCTGGGAGACCAGACCCCCTTGATGGCCAGTCCAGCCCTGAAATCTTTTCTCCTACTCTCATTCCAGAGCCAGCATCACCCGCGTCCCCTTCTACGACCTGGTCTCCGCTCGGAAGAAGAAGATTGCCAGCAAGCAGTgagcttcctggaggtggtgcTGGGGCCAGGTGTCCTGGGAACCTGTGACCCGGGCAGGTACCTGGAGACCCACCTTCCGCAGCAGCGCACGCTTTCCTGGCCGCAGacatcctccctctccccacattaCTTCGGGCTGACTGTagagggggaggcagagcccaggagggTAGTGGGAACCTCAGGGGGCTCAGAGCCTGGCAGGGAGGCACCCTGGCCCTGGGCACGCAGCCGCAGCCAAGAAAggcccccaggcccccgcccTAAGTCCACTACAGTAAGAGGGAGAAAAGCAAGTGAAGAGAAAGCAGCCCCAGAACCCAGCACCCGTCTTCTCTCTGGACATCAGAGTCCTCATCTCTGAAATAGCTCCCTGCACTCGGAAGTGCTGTCGGCCCTCAAAGCAGTAGGGGCCAGGGGTCCCTGGGTGCTCCTGccctcctgttcctcctcctgCTCGGAGGGTATCTCTGCCAGCTCGTCCCTTGTCCTCAGGTCAGggttggacacacacacacagggctcagcacaaacacacacacacacacgcctgcaCACACACAGCTCAGACCCACGGACGGGACTCCAGAGAGACAACAGGAGCACTGGACTGGGAGCCCAGACCGCTCAgtctgtcccagctctgcctctgactCACTGTATGCTCTCTGCCACATCATGGTCCCTCTCTCTGGATCTTGCAAGACTGCAGTGTTTGGGCTAGAAACGTCCTGGCTCCTGCTAGCTCTGGACCCAGCGTCCGGCTGGAAATGCAGCACTTGCTCACTGAGCCCGGGAAACTCTGGGCTGGAGGCTGCTGGGAAGAGGAGAGCAGAGGGGGCTCCACCCTCAACGATGTCCATTTGGGGAAGAGGAGCAAGCGGGAGCCCTCAAGGAAATGACAGAGAGTGTCCCAGACGGATGGGACTCAAGCAGGATGGGCGCTACAACCAAGAAGCCAAGAAGAGAGAGCTTTGCAGGCTGTGGTTAccaggagggctgcctggaggcaGCGGTTGAGCCAACAAGTGACACAGGGCTCGTGCGTGGAGAGGCAGAGTCTCGGCCATGGCTCCGCTGGAGCAGGACCAGCAGTGCCTCAGTGGTGAGGGGCAGCCCAGTGGGTCCCGGCATCTCGAGGCCATCTGCGGCAGCATCAGAGCGGGGCTGACTTTCCATACACGGGCAGCCGGCTCCATGTCCAGGGAGGCCCAGCCTCGGGGAAGATTCCACTAGCTGGAAGCACTTCTCGCCCTCTCACACAGGCTCCAGGGAGCCCCTAGAGGGAAATTCCTTGGCATTGGAACAGGAAATGGGGTTGCCTCTGCCCCACTGCCAGCCTGAGTGGCAAGTGAGCGGGAGCAGGTGGACTCCCCAGGAGGAACCGCAGCTCGCCAGGCATGTGCATACCTTCCACGGGGTCAGGATGGAGTAGCTGCCTTGTAAAgcagtgagatccccatctctggAGGTGTGCAAGTACCTGGTAGTGATATTGCACTGGAGAAGGTCTGGCTTGGTGCCCACAGAAGGAGGCCTTGCTGGACAGTTGAGGATTTCCACAGATTCATGTCAGCCTGTAAGCTGAGGCCCATCTCTGCCGCCTCATTTGGCCTGTGGAGGGGCAGCCGGGGGTCATGAAAGGAACACTGGGCTGGGGGTCAGGGGATCAGAGgtcccctcctgcctctggcaCACACCGGCTGTGTGACTTTAATCTACTC is a window from the Eulemur rufifrons isolate Redbay chromosome 16, OSU_ERuf_1, whole genome shotgun sequence genome containing:
- the CYTH4 gene encoding cytohesin-4; this translates as MDLCHPDPVELSSGEAEELQRIKWHRKQLLEDIQKLKDEIADVFAQIDCFESAEESRMAQKEELCIGRKKFNMDPTKGIQYLTEHKLLTPDVQDIARFLYKGEGLNKTAIGTYLGERDSVNLQVLQAFVDCHEFANLNLVQALRQFLWSFRLPGEAQKIDRMMETFATRYCLCNPGVFQSTDTCYVLSFSIIMLNTSLHNPNVRDRPPFERFVSMNRGINNGSDLPEEQLRNLFDSIKSEPFSIPEDDGNDLTHTFFNPDREGWLLKLGGRVKTWKRRWFILTDNCLYYFEFTTDKEPRGIIPLENLSVQKVDDPKKPFCLELYSPGCRGQKIKACKTDGDGKVVEGKHESYRISASSAEERDQWIAAIRASITRVPFYDLVSARKKKIASKQ